The sequence GCGTGCTCGGACGGATCGTCGAGGTGCTGCGCGGGGAGCCGTTCGACGTCTGCGCCCGGCGGCACCTGTTCACTCCGCTGGGCATGAGCCGCACCGCGAGCGACCCCTACGAGGCGATCGTCCACCGCACGGCGGTGGGCCACGTCGAGAGGGTGCCGGGAGCGCCGCTCGAAAACCGGGCCTTCGGTGCGGTGACCCGGCTCGGCTCAGGCCGTATCCCGGTCGGGGAAGGGCGTGCTCCGGGAGCCCGGCGGGGACGACGCCCGGCACATGCCGGGCCGGCCGTCGCTCGGGCGGCCATGGGCGCGGGCCGTCCTCACGCCGCACCGCTCCAGCCCGTGTATCCCTCCGCCAGGTACGCGGCCCCCGCCCTGGATCCCACCACGCCCTCCAACTCGCCCAGTCGGCGCCGCACATCGAAGTCGGTGGCGCCGGGGGCACGGTGCAGCATCGTGGTCATCCAGTACGAGAAGTGCTGCGCTCGCCACACCCGGGCCAGTGCCCGGGGGCCGTACTCGTCGAGGACCGCGTGGTCCCGACGGCTGACGGCCCGCTCCACCACCTCGGCCAGCACCCGCGCGTCGGCCAGGGCAAGGTTCAGGCCCTTGGCCCCGGTCGGGGGGACCGTATGCGCGGCGTCCCCGGCCAGCAGCATGCTCCCGTACCTCAGGGGCTCGCACACAAAGCTGCGGAAGGGGAGCACCGAGCGGTCGGTGACGGGCCCCTCCTTGAGCGAGAACCCGTCCGCCCCGCACACCCGCGCCTGGAGTTCCGCCCAGATCCGCTCGTCCGGCCAGGCATCCGGATCCTCGTCCGGGTCGCACTGGAAGTACATGCGCTGTACGGACTCGGTGCGCTGGCTGATGAGCGCGAACCCCCGCTCGGAGTGGGTGTAGACGAGCTCGGGTGCGCTGGGCGACGCCTCGACCAGGACGCCGAACCAGGCGAAGGGGTACTCACGGAAGAAGTGCGTACGTGCCGCCTCGGGCACGGCCGGGCGGCACACCCCGCGCGAACCGTCCGCGCCGACGAGTATGGAGCAGCGCACCTCCTGGGCGACGCCGTCGGCATCGGTGAAGAGGATGCCCGGGGACGGCGTGGTGAGGTCGACGACCTGAGTCCCCGCTATGCCGAACCGCACGTCTCCCGCGTCCCGTTGGCGCGCGTCGGCGAGATCGGCGAAGACCTCGGTCTGCGGGTAGAGCCACACATTCTCCCCGACCAGGTCCTGGAAGTCGATGCGGTGGCTCTCGCCGCCGAAGCGCAGATCGATACCGGCGTGCGGATGGCCTTGGCGCAGTACCCGGTCCGAGACCCCGGTCGCGGTCAACAGGCGGACGCTGTCGGCCTCCAGGATCCCCGCGCGGCCGGTGGCCTCGATCTCGGCGCGGGTGCGGTGGTCGACCACCACCGAGTCGATGCCCGCGCGGGCCAGCAGGTGCGACAGCATCAGACCGGCCGGGCCGGCGCCGATGATCCCGACGGTGGTCCGAGTGAGGGCTGTGGGCATCGGTTCGTCCTTCCTTCTGCTCTCGGTCACGCACTGATGTCGTGCACATGCCTCGCCACAGCGGTCCCGCACGGGGGGGGTCGGGACGCCGAACCCGGATCTCGATCCGATCGATCGGGGAAGACCCGGCGGGGGTGAAGCGGAATCAAACGCGTGCGGGTTGCCTGTCGGCCAAGCCTGCACTTCCGGCGTGGTCACGATCCGGCCCCACATGGCTATATCCGCACGCATATAGCGGCTGCTGACCAACTCCGGCAACTCAGTGGCCCGTTCCGCGGAAGTCCTCACCAAGGGGATGACCCGCACGAGGTCAAGTAATGCGAACAGAATCGCGAGACACCGGCAGCAGCGACACTCGGGGCCGCGTGATCATCACGACTGTCCAGAATCCGACCTTGCGTCCGGCTCATGGGCTGTAGAAAATCTCATGCAATGGATCTCCGAACCGGAGGGGAGACCGAATGCTTCGACCGGCTTTCCCGCCGACCCCTCAACGGGGCCGGGACCTCAGGGTGCCCGCACTCCGACACCCGTGATGCTTCAGGGACGCAGGAGCGGGTACCGGCGTAGTGAATCCCCCCACTCCGCCGGCAAAGAGTAAGTGGGGCAGCAATTGTCACCGCCACGACTTGGGGAATCATGTCGACAGTTCCTGACTTACCGTGCGAGAGCCGTACCGCCACCTTCCCTCCGCTCCAGCAGTACATCAGCGAGAACTGCGTATCCCTCCCCATCGAGTCGCTGCTCCCCGGCGACTCCCCCCGCCTCAACGGGGAGAACATGGAGTACGTACGACTGATGGCGGAACTCGACGACAAGCTCCAACCGATCGTCGTCCACCAGCAGTCGATGCGGGTCATCGACGGAATGCACCGGCTTCGAGCGGGTGCCGCACGCGGAGATACAACCATTCGCGCACTGTATTTCTCGGGCAGTGAGAGCGAAGCATTCCTGTTCGCCGTCCATTCAAATACGAAGCACGGCCTCCCGCTCACCCGTGAAGATCGCCGGGCCGCCGCAGCAAGGATCATCTCCTCCTTTCCCACCATGTCGGACCGCGTCCTGTCGAAAATCACCGGACTCGCCCAGCAGACCGTCGCCAAGATCCGACACCAACTGCCCACGGGCCGGTCCGAGGAATCGCGCATCGGCGCGGACGGGCGCGCCAGGCCCATGAATCCAAAAGAGAACCGCAGGATTGCCGAAGAGTATCTCAAAGAGAATCCGCATGCCTCTCTGCGGGAAATCGCACGGGCGGCGAACATCTCACCATCGACCGCGCAGGACGTGCGAAGGCGGGCCACCCGGCAGCTCGGCTCCGCGGAGCTCCCGCCGTCGCGGCTGTCGACCGTCCCCCAGCAGGGGGCCCGCCCCGGCGGGCCGGAACAACTGCGTCACCTCGAACTGCTGGCCCGGGACCCGTCGGTACGGCACACCGACGCCGGCCGCATGCTGGTGCAGTGGCTGCGCCTGACGGCGGCCATCAGCAAGAACCGCCGGGTGATCGTGAACAGCGTCCCCGAGCACTGCGCCGAAATGGCGGCACAGGCCATGCGGATGTGCATGGCCAATCTGGAGGAGTTCGCCAGAAACCTGGAACAGCGCTGAGGCCCCCGCCCCGCCCCGTCCGGGCTTCCTCAGGGTGTTCGACTGCACAACAATGCGCGGTCGAACACCCGCCGTCGAACACTGGCTTGACCCGCCGCTTCCCGAACTCCTAGCCTTCTTTTCACTTGATCATCCAGCCAGCCGGGCCCGGCCCGAAATCGCCTCCTCCTCATTCCACCGCGCGGATCACGCGCGCACCGTTCGTCCCCTGCCCAGCCCGAATCCTCAGTGACGACAACGTCAGGAACCCGAGGGCACTGGTCGCCCCGCAGCGTGGAACGGTCGTGATATGACAGAACGGCTGAATCAATTCTCCTCAGCTCCTCCACAGACGAGAATGATCCTGTCCTCGGACGGATCGACGACCCTGTTGCTCGACGCCCTCATCGGCGAGAAGCTGAGCGTAGGGGTCGACCACCAGCAAAGAGTTCCCGCCGCGCGCCTGGAACGTATCGGCTGCCACATCCTGGGCGTCGCACCCGAAGCCCTGGTCGTGGACCGCCAGTCGCGGATCCTCAACACCAACAACGACGTGATCAGCGTGAACCATGTGGTGATCGCCGGGCGCGACCGCGACAAACTCGTACCACCGCCCGGAGAATTACTCGGCCCCTATCTCAAGCGGGCAGGACTGCCCTTGAAACGGGAACCGCTCGCCGTGTCCCATGAGACATGGCCGCTGGGCAGCACCTCACCGGAGTGCGTCTGCAAGGAATACATCATCGACTGCGGTGACGCGGGACGTGTGTACATCCATGAGAAGTTCAACCCCCGGTTCGTGCCACCGAAAAAGGATGGGTCATAGACATGGCATCCACAATCAGCCTGCCGCTCCGGAGTGACTCGGAGTGAAACGGGCTCTGATAACCGGAATCACCGGTCAGGACGGCTCCTACCTCGCCGACCTGTTATTGGAGAAGGGCTACGAGGTCCACGGCATCGTGCGCCGCAGCTCGTCGTTCAACACCAGGCGGCTCGACCACATCTACCGGGATCCGCACGAGGCCGGGCGCCGTCTGATCCTGCATTACGGCGACGTCAGCGACGCCAGCCGGCTCGTGACCCTGCTGGTGCGCATCCGGCCGGACGAGGTCTACCACCTGGCGGCCCAATCACACGTGCGAGTGAGTTTCGACGAGCCCGAGAACACCGGCAACATCACGGGCATCGGCACCACCCGGCTGCTTGAGGCGATCCTCATGTCCGCGAGGGACATCCGGTACTACCAGGCGTCGTCCTCGGAGATGTTCGGGGCGACACCGCCCCCGCAGAGCGAGCAGACCGCCTTCCACCCTCGCAGCCCGTACGGCGCGGCGAAGGTCTACAGCTACTGGATGGCGCGCAACTACCGTGAGGCGTACGGGATGTTCACGGTCAACGGCATCCTGTTCAACCATGAATCCCCGCGCCGGGGCGAGACCTTCGTGACGCGGAAGATCGCCCGTGCGGCGGCACGGATCAAGAACGGTCTGGACCAGCATCTCTACCTCGGCAATCTCGACGCCGTCCGTGACTGGGGCTACGCCCCCGAGTACGTCGAGGGCATGTGGCGCATGCTCCAGTGCGACGAGCCGGACGACTACGTCCTGGCGACCGGAGTCGGCACCACCGTGCAGGAGTTCGTCGAGCTCTGCTTCTCCCACGTCGGCCTCGACTGGCGCGCCCATGTGCGCTACGACGAGGCGTACGTACGCCCCGCCGAGGTCGACGCCCTGATCGGCGACGCCGGCAAGGCGCGCGAGAAGCTCGGCTGGAGCGCGCGGACGCCGGTGGACCGGCTGGCTCAGATCATGGTGGACGCCGAACTCACCCGTATCGGCACCAACCCGCGCGAGCCCCACCACGCGATCCCGTTCGCCGATTCCCGGGCCCACCACGAAGCGACCAGAGGGATCGCCCCCCGCTGACGCGGCCCCGTACGGACCCGGACGCCCTGTCGACCGGGTCCCCGCTTCCCTGACCGTCCCATCCGCCCTTCCGTCCCGGCACCCGGAGCCGTCTGTGACCACACACGACCGAACCGCCTGGCGCACAGCGCTCGACCGGCGCTCGCACACGTCGGGGATCCGCGGGCTCGCCCAACGCCTACGCCATCCGGTCCGCACCTCCTACCCCAGTACCCGCGCGCTGCGCGAGCTCCGGCACCGGGGTGAGGGCAGCCCCTCGACCGCGCGGACGTTCTGGGGCCGCGAGATGTCGATCGCGCTGCCCGAAGAGGTCTCCATCTCCATCCACCGCCGCGGATTCGTGGACTACGACCTCACCGCCTTCCTGCTCTCGCACCTGCGGCCCGGCGCGACGATGCTCGACGTCGGCGCGCACATCGGCTACTACACGATGTGGGCGAGCGAACTCGTCGGCCCGAGCGGATCGGTGACCGCTTTCGAGCCGACGCCGTCGACGCTCACGACGCTGCGCATGAACGCGGCGCGCCTGCCCAACGCCTCGGTGGTGCCCGCTGCCGTCTGGTCGAAGAAGGACCGGCTCGTCTTCCTCGACCACGGACCCGGCTACAGCGCCTACAACTCGACGTTCGAGGCACGGCTGCCCGACGCGGTCCGCGCCCGTATCCCCTCCGAGCCGTTCACCGTCGACGCGGTCAGCCTGGACGACTACGTGCGCGACGCCGGACTGACCGTCGACTTCGTGAAGATCGACGCCGAGAGCGCCGAGGCGCACGTCCTGGCCGGCATGCGCGAGATCCTGTCCGGCCAGCGCCCCGTCATCTCGCTGGAGGTGGGCGACCTCGACGTGGCCGGCGCGCCGACCAGCCGGGAGCTGGTCGACACGCTGGTGGACGCCGGATACGAGCCCTGGGAACTGCACCGGGGCACCCC is a genomic window of Streptomyces sp. NBC_01237 containing:
- a CDS encoding 4-hydroxybenzoate 3-monooxygenase, with translation MPTALTRTTVGIIGAGPAGLMLSHLLARAGIDSVVVDHRTRAEIEATGRAGILEADSVRLLTATGVSDRVLRQGHPHAGIDLRFGGESHRIDFQDLVGENVWLYPQTEVFADLADARQRDAGDVRFGIAGTQVVDLTTPSPGILFTDADGVAQEVRCSILVGADGSRGVCRPAVPEAARTHFFREYPFAWFGVLVEASPSAPELVYTHSERGFALISQRTESVQRMYFQCDPDEDPDAWPDERIWAELQARVCGADGFSLKEGPVTDRSVLPFRSFVCEPLRYGSMLLAGDAAHTVPPTGAKGLNLALADARVLAEVVERAVSRRDHAVLDEYGPRALARVWRAQHFSYWMTTMLHRAPGATDFDVRRRLGELEGVVGSRAGAAYLAEGYTGWSGAA
- a CDS encoding FkbM family methyltransferase translates to MTTHDRTAWRTALDRRSHTSGIRGLAQRLRHPVRTSYPSTRALRELRHRGEGSPSTARTFWGREMSIALPEEVSISIHRRGFVDYDLTAFLLSHLRPGATMLDVGAHIGYYTMWASELVGPSGSVTAFEPTPSTLTTLRMNAARLPNASVVPAAVWSKKDRLVFLDHGPGYSAYNSTFEARLPDAVRARIPSEPFTVDAVSLDDYVRDAGLTVDFVKIDAESAEAHVLAGMREILSGQRPVISLEVGDLDVAGAPTSRELVDTLVDAGYEPWELHRGTPAPHRPRNHYTYQNLLFAPEGQWHPSDPRRP
- a CDS encoding streptomycin biosynthesis protein yields the protein MAELDDKLQPIVVHQQSMRVIDGMHRLRAGAARGDTTIRALYFSGSESEAFLFAVHSNTKHGLPLTREDRRAAAARIISSFPTMSDRVLSKITGLAQQTVAKIRHQLPTGRSEESRIGADGRARPMNPKENRRIAEEYLKENPHASLREIARAANISPSTAQDVRRRATRQLGSAELPPSRLSTVPQQGARPGGPEQLRHLELLARDPSVRHTDAGRMLVQWLRLTAAISKNRRVIVNSVPEHCAEMAAQAMRMCMANLEEFARNLEQR
- the gmd gene encoding GDP-mannose 4,6-dehydratase, which gives rise to MKRALITGITGQDGSYLADLLLEKGYEVHGIVRRSSSFNTRRLDHIYRDPHEAGRRLILHYGDVSDASRLVTLLVRIRPDEVYHLAAQSHVRVSFDEPENTGNITGIGTTRLLEAILMSARDIRYYQASSSEMFGATPPPQSEQTAFHPRSPYGAAKVYSYWMARNYREAYGMFTVNGILFNHESPRRGETFVTRKIARAAARIKNGLDQHLYLGNLDAVRDWGYAPEYVEGMWRMLQCDEPDDYVLATGVGTTVQEFVELCFSHVGLDWRAHVRYDEAYVRPAEVDALIGDAGKAREKLGWSARTPVDRLAQIMVDAELTRIGTNPREPHHAIPFADSRAHHEATRGIAPR